From Pandoraea vervacti, the proteins below share one genomic window:
- a CDS encoding ABC transporter substrate-binding protein gives MSLKLRKLIVPAAMAFAFASNAHAADDAVQMGAVLSLTGANATVGEDVRRAVALAVEKVNAQGGVMGKKFDVIVEDSGGNATTALNAARKLATVDKVPVVIGEYSSGITLPMAQYLVKEGVTHINIASTSVKVRDLGATSFNLIGLENLGNKFSAADAWALGYRNVALIAPNNAYGQGVAHGFREEFEKLGGKVATELLYTAGQSTYRRELQQASRSNPDAYIYTAYGQESAVLNREAFELGLRQKPWYAILLSMSLSDTPANIANGQLGMEVGSVQGANGKAYIDAFQAKYGQAPKTSYTGYAYDAVMLTAAAINKAKSTQPAAVQAALKDVGKNFAGVTGPISFDADRQRIDPPYAKLKYDGKVVPR, from the coding sequence ATGTCATTGAAACTTCGTAAGTTGATCGTTCCCGCCGCCATGGCGTTCGCTTTTGCTTCGAACGCACATGCTGCGGACGACGCCGTCCAGATGGGCGCCGTGCTCTCGCTCACCGGCGCAAACGCCACCGTGGGGGAAGATGTCCGCCGCGCCGTCGCCCTCGCCGTCGAGAAAGTGAATGCGCAGGGCGGCGTCATGGGCAAGAAGTTCGACGTCATCGTCGAAGACTCCGGCGGCAATGCCACGACGGCGTTGAACGCCGCACGCAAACTGGCGACCGTCGACAAGGTGCCGGTCGTCATCGGGGAATACTCGTCGGGCATTACGCTGCCGATGGCGCAGTACCTCGTGAAGGAAGGGGTGACGCACATCAATATCGCGAGCACCAGCGTAAAGGTCAGGGATCTCGGCGCCACATCGTTCAACCTGATCGGTCTGGAAAATCTGGGGAACAAGTTCTCCGCTGCCGATGCCTGGGCGCTCGGCTATCGCAACGTGGCGCTCATCGCGCCGAACAACGCCTACGGTCAGGGCGTCGCCCACGGTTTCCGGGAGGAATTCGAAAAGCTGGGCGGCAAGGTCGCCACGGAACTGCTCTATACCGCGGGCCAGTCGACGTATCGCCGCGAGCTTCAGCAAGCCTCGCGCAGCAACCCGGACGCCTACATCTATACGGCCTACGGACAGGAATCGGCGGTTCTCAACCGCGAAGCGTTCGAACTCGGACTGCGCCAGAAGCCGTGGTATGCAATTCTGCTCTCGATGAGCCTCTCGGATACGCCTGCGAACATCGCCAACGGCCAGCTCGGCATGGAAGTCGGTTCGGTGCAGGGCGCGAACGGCAAGGCCTATATCGACGCCTTCCAGGCGAAGTACGGTCAGGCGCCGAAGACCTCGTACACCGGTTATGCGTATGACGCCGTCATGCTCACCGCTGCGGCCATCAACAAGGCGAAGTCGACGCAACCGGCCGCCGTGCAGGCCGCCCTCAAGGACGTGGGCAAGAATTTCGCCGGCGTGACCGGCCCGATCTCGTTCGACGCGGATCGCCAGCGCATCGACCCGCCGTACGCGAAGCTCAAGTACGACGGCAAGGTGGTGCCGCGCTGA
- a CDS encoding GntR family transcriptional regulator, which translates to MLPGGFQLRQEALAERFNSSRVPVREALRQLEAEGLVVHHLNRGATVASMNLEQLCEMLDIRVALECHAAKLAVPNMAERDFQVMEQILADYSASEVVSEWAEYNRRFHLALSAPANNRRLRVLIEEYCLNTDRYSHLAMSQATGKEKPQQDHYEILAACRRRDVTAVVSMLEAHILTTRNEIKAMAREDLGFLSRAAF; encoded by the coding sequence GTGCTCCCGGGTGGATTTCAACTGCGCCAGGAAGCGCTCGCGGAGCGTTTCAATTCCAGCCGGGTGCCCGTGCGCGAGGCGTTGCGCCAGCTCGAAGCGGAAGGGTTGGTCGTGCATCACCTGAACCGCGGCGCCACGGTAGCGAGCATGAATCTCGAACAACTGTGCGAGATGCTCGATATACGCGTGGCGCTCGAATGCCATGCGGCGAAGCTGGCCGTGCCGAACATGGCGGAGCGCGATTTTCAGGTCATGGAGCAGATCCTGGCCGACTACTCGGCGTCTGAAGTGGTCTCCGAATGGGCGGAGTACAACCGCCGTTTTCACCTGGCGCTGTCTGCGCCGGCGAACAACCGTCGTTTGCGAGTGTTGATCGAGGAGTATTGCCTGAATACCGATCGGTATTCGCATCTCGCGATGTCGCAGGCGACCGGCAAGGAGAAGCCTCAGCAAGATCACTACGAGATTCTCGCGGCCTGCCGTCGGCGCGACGTCACGGCCGTGGTATCGATGCTCGAAGCGCACATCCTCACCACGCGCAACGAGATCAAGGCGATGGCGCGTGAGGACCTCGGCTTTCTGTCGCGCGCCGCCTTCTGA